A segment of the Triticum urartu cultivar G1812 chromosome 1, Tu2.1, whole genome shotgun sequence genome:
taaacccacaattcatcgatctcaacaaacacaccgcaaaaagaagattacatcgaatagatctccacaagagagggggagaacattgtattgagatccaaaaagagagaagaagccatctagctactaactatggacccgtaggtttgaggtaaactactcacacttcatcggaggggctatgatgttgatgtagaagccctccgtgatcgatgccccctccggcggagctccggaacaggccccaagatgggatctcgtggatacagaaagttgcagcggtggaattagggttttggctccgtatctgatcgtttgggggtgcgtaggtatatataggaggaaggagtacgtcggtggagcaacagggggcccacgagggtggaggacacgccttgggggggggggggggggggggggaaggcgcgccccctacctcgtggcctcctcttttctttcttgacgtaggatccaagtctcccggatcttgttcgttgagaaaatcacgttcccgaaggtttcattccgtttggactccgtttgatattccttttctttgaaaccctaaaacaggcaaaaaaacaacaattctcggctgtgccttcggttaataggttagtcccaaaaataatataaaagtggataataaagccgaataatgtccaaaacagtagataatatagcatggagcaattaaaaattatagatacgttggagacgtatcacttacCATTTGTCCTGAAGCAGCACAATAATCATCTAAAATCCTCTTCAAACAAGTGGCGTTCATAACATCTACCCTCATGAGTATCAACGAGTCATCAGCAAAAAGCAAGTATGAAATAAAAGGAGAATCACGACAAACCTGCACCCTCTTTAGATGCCCATTTCCCTCGTTATGAGAGATCAAAGCAGACAAACCTTCTGCACATAATAAATCAGGTAAGGGGACATAGGGGCCCCTGCCTTAACCCCTAGTAAGGGAGAATGATTTGTTTCATTTGAGTTAAACCTCAACTTAAAGCATCTCTAGCAGATCTCTTATAAAATCGACGAACTATGCTTTTTCGATCGTTATACGGGACGACCCAAAAAATCGGCCCAAGCAGACCTCCCCAAAAAATGCCTGGGCCGTAAAAACTTTACGGGAGGCCCATAAACCGCCCTCCAACCAGGGTATGCCGGCTTCCGAGCGATTTAGGGTATCCATCCGTCATTTCCTCTATTATCCCCCGCCGCATATCATCTACTCCGCGCGAGAAATCGAGCCGGCTCCGGCAGCGTTTTGCGGCTAGTTTTCTACCGGATCTTTGCGACGATGTCGTCCGCCGGTGCAGGGCATGGTGGCGACAGGGGGTTCGGCGACCACGGTGGCTTCAGGTGCCGTAGGGGGTCCGGTGGCCGTGACGGGTTCGTCGGCTGCAAGCGCCTCAACGACGACTAGGCCGGCGTCTCCAGCCTCCACCCTCCCGTGTCAGACAAGCAAAGAGAGGCAACGCACAAGAGCGACCCGAAGTCCCACGGCGCCGGATCGCGGGCTTGGGATGATTTCTGTCGCCTCGGCGACCTCTTCGATCCGGCCCTCTCCAGTATCCTCATCTACCACACGCTCCACGACAGCCGCCGCCAGCCTAGGACTGCTACGGCGACGAGGCTCCGTCGACTCTGGCTCTGACGCGTAGAAGCAAATATCCCCGCGTAGTACgatgaactagtttatttttcaTTTGAACTATGTTAATTAAGTTTGTATGAACTATGTTTGAAACTCGGGTGATGTTTGGCGCAAACTACTCGTTTTAAAATCATTTTGAATTCCGATGATATATGCGGGACCTGTTCTGTGCCCGCGTCTGTCGTCCGATAAGTTTCATTTACGGGAGGGGCTGGTGGGTTGCGGGATCGGCTAGAAATGCTTATAATACTGAACAAATGGTTAGTATATCAAAGAAAGCGTAAAGTGACAAAACCCGCAGTCAGGCGGCGGCTACGTGTCCAGGCCAGAATACGCCAGCGCCGCCGCAGTTTCACAAGAAACCGGCGGCAGTTCCAGTTCCTCAGTCCACCGCAAGTTGCACAGCCCCAAATCTCAATCTTTGGCAAAACCCTCGCCTCCCCTCCCCCATTCTCCCGTGAGATTCCCCTCATCAGATCGAGAGCTGCACCTCCACAGTAGCGTTCCGCATTCGGATCGAGCAGCCGGAGGGCCAACCATGGCGGCGACGCACCACCCGGCCTCCCCGACCGGCGCCGGCAagtccccctcctcctccccctcgccgccgacgccTGTGCGCctggcggcggcgcaggcggcggcggtggcggcgatccagcccagctcgccgcgctacttcttctcctccctcgcggcctcctcctcgccgcaCCGCCGCATCGCCATCGCCGTCGACCTGTCCGACGAGTCCGCCTTCGCCGTCAAGTGGGCCGTGCAGAACTACCTGCGCCCGGGCGACGCCGTGGTGCTCCTCCACGTGCGCCCCACCTCCGTGCTCTACGGCGCCGACTGGGGCTCCATCCCCGTCTCCGTCGACGACGGCGACGCggagggggaaggaggaggcgcGGCGCCGGCGTCCGGGGACCCGGAGGAGGACGCGCGCAAGAAGCGGGAGGAGGACTTCGACGCCTTCACCTCCACCAAGTCGCAGGACCTGGCGCAGCCGCTCGTCGCCGCGCAGATCCCCTTCAAGATCCACATCGTCAAGGACCACGACATGAAGGAGCGCCTCTGCCTCGAGGCCGAGCGCCTCGGCCTCTCCGCCATGATCATGGGCAGCCGCGGCTTCGGCGCCTCCCGCAGGGCAGGCAACGGCAGGCTCGGGAGTGTCAGCGACTACTGCGTGCACCACTGCGTCTGCCCCGTCGTGGTTGTCAGGTACCCTGATGACGCCGGAGTGGCTGGCGGTGCCGAGTCTGTGGGGGATGAGCTGCGGACGGTGCCTGAGAACGAGGTGGTGTTCCACGAGGCGCCAGAGGGTCAGAAAGGTCTGTTCCTTTGCTTCACCTCGTTTGTACTTTCCATTGCATAGTTTTGTTTACCCATGAAGTAGGTAATGAACTGTTATGCGTTAGTATTCAGGGTGGCAAATTCAGAAAAATAAAAATTTGGACACTGGAAATGATTAGAATGCGTTTGATAGTGATGGCGAGGAAGAAGACACATTATGAAGAGTGTCGCTATTAGTAAACTCGTCGCATTGGATTAGGCATTAGCACTAATTCACTACAGAAGTCCGGTGAATAGCCCAGCCAATCTGTAAAGTAGCGGAAACTGGAAATGCATAGTCCAGTGAAAATGGAAGTAAAAATTCGGACACTGGAAATGATTAGAAAGCATTTGATAGTGATGGCAAGGTAGGAGAGTCGCTATGGTGTTATTTAACTGGTTGCATTGCATTAGCACTAATTCACTACAAAAGTCCAGTGACTACCCTAGTGAATCTGCATAGTAACGGAAACTGGAAATTCATACACTAGTGAAAATACCATAACATAAAATCGGTTGCCTCTGAAACTGTGAACTAGCAAAACCGTTGTACAGAGAATAGCATGCCAAGCGTTCACATTGTGTTGCTGTTCTGCTCTGACTGAGTCGATATTGTGCGCTGTTTGCTTAGTTGCATTTGACATCACTATTATCTATCATATGCATACCTAGCGGATATGCACTTCATTTATGAATTTGATTAAACTGCTTTCATTATTGGATGTTGGAGCTTTGAATTCTCTTTTGTATGCCGAAATGTGCTCAAGTTGTCTTCTTATACGTGATAAGAATGGAGGATTGGTGCAATTTATCAAACTGAAAGTCTCAAAAAAGGAAACTGTATTCTATATTGTAGATCTAGTGAGGATATTGAAGTCGCAGTTTCATTGTGGGTGGATTAGAGAAAACACCGTACTAGTCACTGTTATGTTTGTTCATCTGTATATCCCTTGGAAAATCACAATGGAAACTTTTTTGTGTGTGATGGAAACTGATTTCATGAGAATATGTGGAGGAAGAATGAAAGAGATCTTTCAGTTACCTTTAGGTACACGTAGACTTACATCGAATTGTGCTCAAAATCTTGTCATGTAGCCTGTCATTTGCACTTGTAGTTCCAAACCGACAATGTAAGATGCATGGACATATCCAGACGGCATCATCTGGAAAGGGGAACTTATACTGCTTTAAAGAGTATATTGTCGTCCACACAAAGTCAGATGCTCAGACTTGAAAACACCTACTAGTCTTGGGCATACACACCCTGAGGCACTGCCTTCTTATATGCTTATCTTTTGGTTGAACATAAGAAAATAAAACTATCCTGAGCATAACATTTGCTTGCTTCCATCATGTGCATCACACCATAATATGCGCAGCGTAACATTGACATTGCTTGATCGCTACCTAGTTGGTGTCTATTTCAGGTCATTGCCTTTTACAAACTGTATGCTCCTTTGTTATTGCCGATGTTATTCTGTGTACTGTCTTGTTGGTTGGTGAGTTTATTCGCGTGCTCATATCATGAATAAGATTTGGATTTCTCCTGTCTTGACAGAAAACTGAGGGTAATAGCAAAAGCACAGAGCAGCCAGATGAAAGAGGAGAGAGCAAGTCTTGCTTGATGCCAAACCCCCTTGTAActgagtggtctttccactctgCTTTGCACTTTGTGTTTGTATCAGACTCGTGTAGATCATGGACCAGTCcttgctgcttcccttcctgaGAATTGAAATGAGAATAATGTTATTCTGCATATTGTAGCTGTTAACCTGTTGTATGAATGTTTCTGCCTGGCCCCCTGGAACATGATTTCGTATGCCGACTTGTTTTCATTGCCATTGGTGACCAATCCCTATGTTTTTTGTTTGTTTCTCCATCGTCTTTGCTTTTGCATAATTCTGCTTGCAGTAAGTGTAGATTATTGACGGATCTTGGTTGCTTTGCTGTTGGAAAGAAGTACTATGTTCCTGCATATAGGAGCTACTTTTTGGATAATGGATGTTTCTACTTGCCTCACTTGCTGTGTTCATTTGGTTACCGATTTTGCATGGGGCAGTTTGTGTAGACAGGCATAATCACGGAAACATATTGGGAGTTGGGGCCGCTGGTCCCTCTCGGCAAATCTTCCAGCCTTGCCTAAACATGAAATTTGATGTTGGATACACATTCACAAAGAAAAATATCGACTTAGGAGTACATACATCAACAAAAGCCAGAGGAACAAAAAGAACAGACATACAAAAATCTTGCTCAAAACAAAACCAGATCCTACCCCAGGGCAGGAATATGCATCTCCCTTTTCCTTCTCCGTTCAATTGTTCCTTTGCGCCTTGTTATTTCTTTGTGCAATACCCAGAAAAGGACACTATGcctaatgcaacaacaattataATTTTCTACAGGCACTGAAAATTACCTTCTTTTTTCAACTGCCACGTATTATTTCGTGAATAGTTCATCCAGCAAAAAATTGTTTTGTTTTCCTCTCGAAAGGATTATTATTCTGTTTTAACATGGTCCATGAATTATTTTGTGAACACGTCTCCCCACTGGCCCTGTCTCTTCTACTTCCCCATTCATCATTATATATTCATAATTATAATTTACATAAAATTTATACTAATAAATACATGTATTTTTATATATTAATGACTTAAAATGATTCTTAATGCACATGACACCAAGGTTCCCCTTTTCATGTTAGCATAATATTTGAGGTTCGCATATAAATATGATGATTTGTCCTAAACTATTTAAAACGAGCATCAGAGCTTTTCTACTTATGACCAGCACAACAACACAAAAGAATGCATACATAAAATCATTTACGCCCTTTTTATGTTATGCCAAACACGTGTAACTCAAATTTCTCAGTATTTTTCATGAGTTTTTGACATTTTCTAGGGTTTTGTTTGAGCAATTTTGAGGGTTCGTCTTTTCAGAACCATTTTGAGGAGTCCTTTTTTTTAGGGGCATTATTACGGCACATTCCTTGGGCTGAGCGACGGCCCATTTCTTTCTCCTCCTTTTTCTGCCCGTCCGGCTCCACCACAGGCCAACGTCACGAATTCAAACCACCCGACCAACCCAACCGGAGTGCCACTGACACGAAAACAGAGTCGATTTCGAAGCGGAACTGCTCTGCTCCCCTCCGCCGGCGCTCCTCTCCCCCTCACCCCGCCGCCCGCCGGGATCTGGAGGTCACACGACGCGCCACgatgcagcagcagcagccggcCCTCCTCGGCACAGGTCCGTCCGCTTCCCTACCTCCCCTCCCCCCTGCACTTTCTCGATTCCATTCGGTTCTGTTCCAATACTCGGTCGTGCAGGGGGAGGCGGCGAGCACTGGGACGTGATGATGGAGGACACGCTCATGTCGCAGGGCGAGCTCGCCTCCATCGACGCGCCCCGCTTCGACGGCGCGGACTTCGAGTCATGGCAGGTCATGATGAGAGGCCACCTGGCTTGGTCACACCCTCTTGTGTGGAGCATAGTGGAAACCGGCTTCTCTTGTGCGGACGAGGCAAATCCGACGGACCTCGAGCTGAGGAAGATGTACTACAATGCCCAAGCCATGAACGCCATACACTCTGCCCTCAGCGATGACCGGCTCTACCGGATCTGGCACCTTGACACTGCCAAGGAGGTCTGGGACGCCCTCCAGGTCATGCACGAAGACACCCCGACCGTCCGCCGGTTAAAGATCAAACAGCTGAGGGAGAAGATGAGGTTGTTTGCG
Coding sequences within it:
- the LOC125523270 gene encoding universal stress protein PHOS34-like, yielding MAATHHPASPTGAGKSPSSSPSPPTPVRLAAAQAAAVAAIQPSSPRYFFSSLAASSSPHRRIAIAVDLSDESAFAVKWAVQNYLRPGDAVVLLHVRPTSVLYGADWGSIPVSVDDGDAEGEGGGAAPASGDPEEDARKKREEDFDAFTSTKSQDLAQPLVAAQIPFKIHIVKDHDMKERLCLEAERLGLSAMIMGSRGFGASRRAGNGRLGSVSDYCVHHCVCPVVVVRYPDDAGVAGGAESVGDELRTVPENEVVFHEAPEGQKEN
- the LOC125536857 gene encoding uncharacterized protein LOC125536857, whose protein sequence is MQQQQPALLGTGGGGEHWDVMMEDTLMSQGELASIDAPRFDGADFESWQVMMRGHLAWSHPLVWSIVETGFSCADEANPTDLELRKMYYNAQAMNAIHSALSDDRLYRIWHLDTAKEVWDALQVMHEDTPTVRRLKIKQLREKMRLFAWRKGESADQMHTRLWNLAIDLNRLGCKEVDDPYVVWTMLRAMAPRKPAFVDGIRREPGFEELTPLDVLHNFQVYDCRQELSRILMRGTRGRSRTLSRRASPPTMQIAPEKRLASIARAIYHGSAG